The following is a genomic window from Sporolituus thermophilus DSM 23256.
ATGCGGCTCTTTGCTACTTAAGGTCGACAGGTAGAGACAATATATCCTTCCGGTTTGATATTCTGGAAGTCTTTGTGGGAAAAGACCAAAAGCTAGAGTGTAATCATATTGTAAATGCCTTTTTTGGCAGATAGGTGGGACTGACGTGCGCATCGTAGTAGGGATAACAGGGGCAAGCGGAGCGGTTTATGGCTTCCGTTTACTAGAAATATTGCAGGCGGCAAATTGTGAAGTTCACGCCGTAGTCAGTAAGCACGGCTGGGAAGTTTTAGAATATGAATGCGGCGTCGGGGCTCAGATGGTTTCGTCCCTAGTCCACCAGTTGTATCATGTGGACGATATTGCCGCGCCTATTGCTAGCGGTTCATTTAGAACAGATGCTATGATTATTGCGCCTTGTTCGATGCATACTCTGGGACTTATTGCTAGCGGGATTGCCGGTAACCTCCTGACACGTGCGGCTGACGTTACAATTAAAGAAAACCGGCCGTTAATACTCGTTCCTCGGGAAACGCCAGTTCACGCCGTTCATCTGGAAAATATGTTAAGGCTTGCAAGAATCGGTGTACGCATTCTTCCTGCATGTCCTGGCTTCTATCATCATCCTCGGAATTTGCAGGCACTTATCGATATGATGGTGGGAAAAATCTGCGACCAACTTAATATTCAGCATCAGCTTTATGAACGCTGGCAGGGACAGCAGCGATAGTGGGGGCGCCCAAAATGTATGCACAGACTTTTGGTTCGACAACATTAGGGATAAATGGAGTAGTAATTACCGTCGAAG
Proteins encoded in this region:
- a CDS encoding UbiX family flavin prenyltransferase, giving the protein MRIVVGITGASGAVYGFRLLEILQAANCEVHAVVSKHGWEVLEYECGVGAQMVSSLVHQLYHVDDIAAPIASGSFRTDAMIIAPCSMHTLGLIASGIAGNLLTRAADVTIKENRPLILVPRETPVHAVHLENMLRLARIGVRILPACPGFYHHPRNLQALIDMMVGKICDQLNIQHQLYERWQGQQR